The following proteins are co-located in the Williamwhitmania taraxaci genome:
- a CDS encoding electron transfer flavoprotein subunit alpha/FixB family protein, giving the protein MDKTAYKGVYVFVEQRENTIQSVSLELLGKARDLADALGEKVYAMFLGHNIANQTGKLIAHGADVVLCADAPELADYTTEPYTQAICQIIKEHQPSIVMIGATTIGRDLGPRVSARIETGLTADCTKLEISEERELLMTRPAFGGNLMATIVCKEHRPQMSTVRSGVMRTLPEDGSRKGEVVKVTVAFNSSKFRVKLLKTVKEKKNLIDISEAKILISGGRGMANAEGFSKLTDLAKTMGAEISASRAAVDAGLIAHDRQVGQTGKTVRPDLYLAVGISGAIQHLAGMEESGYIVAINKDKNAPIFQVADLGIVGDAKQIIQLLNDRLKK; this is encoded by the coding sequence ATGGACAAAACAGCATATAAGGGAGTTTACGTTTTCGTGGAGCAGCGCGAGAACACCATTCAAAGCGTGTCGCTGGAGCTACTTGGCAAGGCAAGAGACTTGGCCGATGCCCTAGGCGAGAAAGTTTACGCCATGTTTCTTGGCCACAACATTGCCAACCAAACCGGCAAGTTGATAGCCCATGGGGCCGACGTGGTGCTTTGCGCCGACGCACCCGAGCTAGCCGACTACACCACCGAACCTTACACCCAGGCCATCTGCCAAATAATTAAGGAGCACCAGCCATCCATTGTGATGATTGGCGCCACCACCATAGGCCGCGATTTGGGTCCTCGCGTTTCGGCGCGTATCGAAACCGGACTTACCGCCGACTGCACCAAGCTGGAGATATCGGAGGAGCGCGAGCTGCTCATGACCCGTCCTGCCTTTGGAGGTAACCTCATGGCCACCATCGTGTGCAAGGAGCACCGCCCACAAATGTCCACCGTTCGTTCCGGCGTAATGCGCACCCTCCCCGAGGATGGTAGCCGCAAGGGCGAAGTGGTTAAGGTAACCGTGGCCTTCAACAGCAGCAAGTTCCGCGTGAAGTTGCTCAAGACTGTGAAGGAGAAGAAAAACCTGATAGACATCAGCGAGGCTAAAATCCTGATTTCGGGTGGTCGTGGAATGGCCAACGCCGAAGGTTTTTCCAAGCTCACCGACTTAGCCAAAACCATGGGTGCCGAGATCTCCGCATCGCGCGCGGCAGTGGATGCAGGGCTTATTGCACACGATCGGCAAGTAGGACAAACCGGCAAAACCGTTCGTCCTGACCTATACCTTGCCGTAGGTATTTCGGGTGCTATTCAGCACTTGGCCGGCATGGAGGAGTCGGGCTACATTGTTGCCATCAACAAGGATAAGAATGCCCCCATCTTCCAGGTTGCCGACCTCGGCATTGTAGGCGATGCCAAGCAGATTATTCAGCTGCTCAACGATAGGTTGAAGAAATAA
- a CDS encoding transglutaminase-like domain-containing protein: MKQKIVLLTILSLALMSCTMRQVGHIVYGMPSTKVHPIQFENTSQIADLKFIFPDTANNAYLKELRDTYGLKKLTAQATTDKEKALTILSWTNQQWNHNGANEPTKPDALTILKEAQEGKQFRCVEYGVVSTDALLSIGLKARVLGIKTKDVETSKTGAGHVLAEVWLREFSKWALIDGQFNIMPVLNGVPLNAVEFQDAIVNRKPFELINSEGSISKQAKKNYLAFVSHYLYYFDIAFDERRLIEKENRYTYKEKPKLMLVPNEGKNPTTFQRKNTLNYCDYTHSVKEFYKAPGL, translated from the coding sequence ATGAAACAGAAGATTGTCCTATTAACAATACTTTCGCTTGCACTGATGTCGTGCACCATGCGCCAAGTAGGCCATATTGTTTATGGAATGCCCAGCACAAAGGTGCACCCCATCCAATTCGAAAACACGAGCCAGATAGCCGATCTGAAATTCATTTTTCCCGACACGGCAAACAACGCCTACCTCAAGGAACTCAGGGATACTTATGGGCTAAAGAAGCTCACAGCACAAGCAACTACCGACAAAGAAAAAGCGCTGACCATACTGAGTTGGACAAACCAGCAGTGGAACCATAATGGCGCGAATGAACCTACAAAGCCCGATGCGTTAACCATACTCAAGGAGGCCCAAGAGGGAAAGCAATTCAGGTGTGTAGAATATGGTGTAGTTTCTACGGATGCACTCCTTTCCATCGGGCTCAAGGCTCGGGTTCTGGGCATAAAGACCAAAGATGTAGAGACTAGCAAAACCGGAGCAGGACATGTTTTGGCCGAGGTTTGGTTGCGGGAGTTTAGCAAATGGGCACTAATTGATGGTCAATTCAACATTATGCCCGTATTGAATGGGGTTCCGCTGAATGCGGTGGAATTTCAGGATGCCATCGTAAACCGGAAACCATTTGAGTTGATCAACAGCGAAGGCAGCATATCGAAACAAGCGAAAAAAAACTACCTCGCATTTGTTTCCCACTACCTCTACTACTTCGACATAGCCTTTGATGAGCGAAGGCTCATCGAAAAAGAGAACAGATACACCTACAAAGAAAAACCCAAGTTGATGTTGGTTCCCAATGAAGGTAAAAACCCCACTACATTTCAGCGGAAAAATACACTAAACTACTGCGACTACACCCACTCGGTTAAGGAATTCTATAAGGCACCCGGCTTATAA